The Malus domestica chromosome 13, GDT2T_hap1 genome includes a window with the following:
- the LOC103452424 gene encoding 4-coumarate--CoA ligase-like 1: MVNLIPSLVSTSLWLPLAPFHIFIMGTFVQNSAQEDEHIFGSRSPSVRVPDNITLPEFVLQNAELYAGNVAFVEAVTGKKITYGEVVRDTRRFAKALRSLGLRKGQVVVVVLPNVAEYAIVALGIMAAGGVFSGANPSGHASEIKKQVEVADAKIIVTNGATYEKVKSFGVPVILLGEEVIEGAMNWEHLLEAADRAGNRINEEELKQTDLCALPFSSGTTGLSKGVMLTHRNLVANLSSTLFGVTPEMIGKVTVLGLIPFFHIYGITGICCATLRNKGKVVVMGRYELRTFLNALISHEVTYAPIVPPIILNLVKNPIVDEFDLSKLKLQAIMTAAAPLAPEVLNAFENKFPGVQVQEAYGLTEHSCITLTHAGPGLVAKKNSVGFILPNLLVKFIDPDTGRSLPRNTPGELCVLSQCVMQGYFNNEEETARTIDKDGWLHTGDIGCIDDDDNVFIVDRIKELIKYKGFQVAPAELEAILLSHPSVEDVAVVPLPDEEAGEIPAASVVIAAGTKESEEEIINYVASNVAQYKKVRVVHFVDTIPKSPSGKIMRRLIKESMMEKIKASKLHCLN, encoded by the exons ATGGTAAATCTCATACCTTCACTCGTTTCAACCTCCCTTTGGCTTCCATTAGCTCCCTTTCACATATTCATCATGGGAACTTTTGTGCAGAACTCAGCCCAAGAGGATGAACATATTTTCGGAAGCCGGTCCCCATCTGTCCGAGTACCTGATAACATCACATTGCCAGAATTTGTGCTCCAAAATGCAGAATTATACGCTGGAAATGTCGCGTTCGTGGAGGCTGTGACTGGAAAGAAAATTACGTACGGCGAGGTGGTTAGAGACACAAGGAGGTTTGCTAAAGCCTTAAGGTCTCTTGGCCTTAGAAAGGGGCAAGTGGTGGTGGTTGTTCTCCCAAATGTGGCAGAGTATGCCATTGTTGCCTTGGGAATAATGGCTGCTGGTGGTGTGTTTTCGGGTGCAAATCCATCGGGGCACGCATCCGAAATTAAGAAGCAAGTTGAGGTTGCTGATGCCAAGATAATTGTAACAAATGGTGCAACCTATGAAAAG GTAAAATCTTTTGGGGTGCCGGTAATTTTGCTTGGAGAAGAGGTTATTGAAGGTGCCATGAACTGGGAACACCTACTTGAAGCAGCAGACCGTGCGGGAAACAGAATTAATGAGGAGGAGCTGAAGCAGACTGATCTATGTGCCCTTCCCTTCTCATCAGGCACAACAGGATTGTCTAAGGGTGTAATGCTGACTCACCGAAACCTAGTAGCGAACCTCAGCTCCACGCTCTTTGGAGTAACGCCGGAAATGATTGGTAAAGTCACCGTGCTAGGCCTAATTCCGTTCTTCCACATCTACGGGATCACTGGAATATGTTGTGCCACGCTCCGAAACAAGGGAAAAGTTGTGGTGATGGGAAGATACGAACTTCGGACATTTCTTAACGCATTGATCTCACATGAGGTTACCTATGCGCCCATTGTGCCGCCAATCATTTTGAACTTGGTTAAGAATCCAATTGTTGATGAATTTGATCTCAGCAAGCTCAAACTCCAGGCAATTATGACTGCAGCAGCTCCTCTTGCACCCGAAGTCCTCAACGCTTTCGAAAACAAGTTCCCCGGCGTCCAAGTCCAAGAG GCATATGGATTGACTGAGCATAGCTGCATCACACTCACTCATGCAGGACCAGGTCTTGTAGCAAAGAAAAACTCAGTAGGGTTTATTCTTCCAAATTTGCTAGTCAAATTCATTGACCCGGACACCGGTCGTTCCCTACCGAGAAATACACCCGGTGAACTTTGCGTGTTGAGTCAATGTGTAATGCAAG GTTACTTTAACAACGAAGAGGAGACTGCCCGGACTATCGACAAAGATGGATGGCTTCACACCGGAGATATTGGCTGCATAGATGATGATGACAACGTCTTTATCGTTGACCGGATCAAGGAATTAATCAAGTACAAAGGTTTCCAA GTGGCTCCTGCTGAACTTGAGGCCATTCTTCTGAGTCATCCCTCGGTTGAAGATGTAGCAGTAGTCCC GCTGCCGGACGAGGAGGCAGGGGAGATTCCGGCAGCAAGTGTTGTGATCGCAGCTGGTACAAAAGAGAGCGAGGAAGAGATAATCAACTACGTGGCCTCAAACGTTGCACAATACAAGAAAGTGAGAGTGGTGCACTTTGTGGACACAATTCCAAAATCGCCCTCGGGGAAGATCATGAGGAGGCTTATCAAAGAGAGCATGATGGAAAAGATCAAGGCATCCAAGCTCCACTGCCTTAACTAA
- the LOC103452162 gene encoding probable serine/threonine-protein kinase PBL10, whose protein sequence is MDSAANITVFTSGDLRACTNDFHQNNLIGFTQFGKLYRGWIRQGFTGTDQVRDVTVKVWDEKSAGCSKLMHDEFLVVKEEVEFLTHPTLNDYPNLVKLIGYCCEKEVKGVVYDLNPWDTLQNLTVKDYLNWVQRVNVLVQLAGLLEFLHNKEKPYLVLNMNASHIILDRDCKPKLFDFGLISGGIIGDMTTPKKQIPTSIGFVDPFFAAKGGRYWHTSCDVYSFGVILLGLIAKRGFELESVEEPQLGLDNLVQYWAKKEYKPNCSLVHRGLQEDWSYVVEDGTAITELGMRCVEFFPTNRPTMKNVVESLEGLMLLQRFGDARPNKREKTFHGM, encoded by the exons ATGGATTCTGCAGCAAACATTACAGTGTTTACATCTGGGGACTTGAGAGCATGCACCAATGACTTTCACCAGAACAACTTGATTGGATTTACCCAGTTCGGTAAATTATATCGAGGATGGATTAGGCAAGGATTTACTGGAACAGATCAAGTTCGAGATGTTACAGTAAAAGTATGGGATGAAAAATCAGCTGGCTGCAGTAAACTCATGCATGATGAGTTTCTGGTGGTTAAG GAAGAAGTCGAATTTTTGACACATCCCACTTTAAATGATTATCCAAACTTGGTGAAATTGATTGGTTACTGCTGTGAAAAGGAAGTGAAAGGTGTTGTTTATGACCTCAATCCATGGGACACACTGCAAAATTTGACTGTCAAAG ATTATCTCAACTGGGTTCAGAGGGTGAATGTGCTTGTGCAATTAGCAGGCCTGCTTGAATTTCTACACAACAAGGAGAAGCCATATTTGGTGCTAAATATGAATGCATCTCATATAATTCTGGATCGG GATTGCAAGccaaaattatttgattttggaCTCATCAGTGGAGGAATCATTGGTGACATGACTACACCAAAAAAGCAGATACCAACGTCCATCGGCTTTGTTGACCCATTTTTCGCTGCAAAAG GGGGTAGGTATTGGCATACAAGCTGTGATGTGTACTCATTTGGCGTGATTCTCTTGGGCCTAATAGCCAAGAGAGGGTTTGAGCTAGAGAGTGTGGAAGAACCCCAGTTGGGCCTGGACAATTTAGTCCAGTACTGGGCCAAGAAGGAATATAAGCCCAATTGCTCACTTGTCCACAGAGGCTTACAGGAAGACTGGAGTTATGTTGTTGAAGATGGTACGGCAATTACAGAGCTGGGGATGCGTTGTGTTGAATTTTTCCCGACAAACCGTCCGACAATGAAGAACGTTGTTGAAAGTCTTGAAGGTTTAATGCTTTTGCAACGGTTTGGTGATGCTAGACCTAACAAAAGGGAGAAGACATTTCATGGCATGTAG